One segment of Plasmodium gaboni strain SY75 chromosome 3, whole genome shotgun sequence DNA contains the following:
- a CDS encoding ATP-dependent Clp protease proteolytic subunit, whose translation MIYFFLFLFLILLKNKKIQTKKSIKNSNILTFIPSSKKNEIIKQNLGKILTYNLQYDQGHTNYKKKVRKINAHNSSPAFGNNYNLDIDEENNKRAILKNEDFNFEIKNDCIISNDNINQKKKYINKKDQGMMQDTNTNDNINHTNNNSNNYNNYNNYLNCEVNKKKKKKKYSKVEQQIITNNDDIKDMKKDVKLFFFKKRIIYLTDEINKKTADELISQLLYLDNINHNDIKIYINSPGGSINEGLAILDIFNYIKSDIQTISFGLVASMASVILASGKKGKRKSLPNCRIMIHQPLGNAFGHPQDIEIQTKEILYLKKVLYHYLSSFTNQSVETIEKDSDRDYYMNALEAKQYGIIDEVIETKLPHPYFNKLEK comes from the coding sequence ATgatatatttcttcttattCCTATTTTTGAtcttattaaaaaataagaaaatacaaactaaaaaaagtataaaGAACTCGAATATTTTAACATTCATACCATCatccaaaaaaaatgaaattattaaacAAAACCTAGGGAAAATATTAACTTATAATTTACAATATGATCAAGGACAtacaaattataaaaaaaaggtaaGGAAAATAAACGCACATAATAGCTCACCAGCATTTggaaataattataatcTAGATATCGACGaggaaaataataaaagagccattttaaaaaacgaagattttaattttgaaataaaaaatgactgtattatatcaaatgataatataaatcaaaaaaaaaaatatataaataaaaaggatCAAGGAATGATGCAAGATACCAATActaatgataatattaatcacacaaataataattctaataattataataattataataattatcttAATTGTGAagttaataaaaaaaaaaaaaaaaagaaatattcAAAAGTAGAACAACAAATTATCACgaataatgatgatattaaAGACATGAAAAAAGATGTCAaactatttttttttaaaaaaagaatcatatatttaacagatgaaataaataaaaaaacagCAGATGAACTTATTAGtcaattattatatttagataatataaatcataatgatattaaaatatatattaattcaCCAGGAGGTTCCATAAATGAGGGACTAGCCATTctagatatatttaattatattaaatcCGATATACAAACAATATCATTTGGTCTAGTCGCATCTATGGCTTCAGTCATTTTAGCTAGTGGAAAAAAAGGTAAAAGAAAGTCTTTACCTAATTGTAGAATTATGATACACCAACCTCTTGGTAACGCGTTTGGTCATCCACAAGATATTGAAATACAAACAAAAGAAATTCTTTATCTTAAAAAAGTTCTATATCATTATCTATCTTCATTTACAAACCAGTCAGTTGAAACGATTGAAAAAGATTCCGATAGagattattatatgaatgCCCTAGAGGCAAAACAATATGGAATCATAGATGAAGTTATTGAAACTAAACTACCACATccatattttaataaattagaaaaataa
- a CDS encoding putative 40S ribosomal protein S12 — MSDVESVDNNVVVEEKAVFDNVTAIQKVIKNAHVHDGLKIGIREVIKSIESQEAKVCFLSDVCSEPAYKKLVTSLCAEKNIPLFMVQNDSKDLGHWAGLFKLDNEGNARKIIGASSVAVVDFGEDSAEKDFLLSQNQTVTA; from the exons ATGAGTGATGTTGAAAGTGTTGATAATAATGTAGTAGTTGAAGAAAAGGCTGTTTTTGATAATGTTACAGCAATACAAAAG GTTATTAAAAATGCTCATGTACACGACGGACTAAAAATTGGAATTAGAGAAGTTATAAAATCCATCGAATCTCAAGAAGCAAAAGTATGTTTCTTATCAGATGTATGCTCAGAACCAgcatataaaaaattagtCACTAGCTTATGTGCTGAAAAAAACATCCCATTATTTATGGTACAAAATGATAGTAAAGATTTAGGACATTGGGCTGGTTTATTTAAATTAGATAATGAAGGAAATGCAAGAAAAATTATTGGAGCTAGTTCTGTTGCAGTTGTTGATTTTGGAGAGGACTCAGCAGAAAAAGactttttattatcacaAAATCAAACTGTTACTGCttaa
- a CDS encoding hypothetical protein (conserved Plasmodium protein, unknown function), with amino-acid sequence MELSIETLKEKFLNMNSDIELIERKLKDEMEKIYEDNINPYYLLKDFDRIKKDLENIHKELDNLYIKKNKSINYLHRQMQNYNFLVNLENNLNIPTTYFDKYNSSEILLQNYFYENIKQFLLNINYNEINNLIFQDYQQRYMDRQPPVEENINKMYNEHSNLNDFDLNSYTGPNENREMENEDLYTNGTHNKNYMENKNNMNNQNNMNNQNNMNNQENDDLKNINEKENFFVAIDEATFQSVPYLIRRRAKLEDINMIYKALYDIAMKSGNCFPVEKSELLKMNLQVFGQTGEAKIATLRYLKIIEVLNKNSSVKLLNCLGLKKKKKKKGTSIGK; translated from the exons ATGGAGTTATCAATAGAGACATTAAAGGAGAAG tttttaaatatgaacaGTGACATTGAATTGATAGAAAGGAAATTAAAAGATGAGATGGAGAAAATATACgaagataatataaatccatattatttattaaaagattttgatagaataaaaaaagatttaGAGAATATACACAAAGAGTTAGataatttgtatataaagaaaaataaaagcataaattatttacatCGACAAATGCagaattataattttttagTGAActtagaaaataatttaaatattccTACAACTTAttttgataaatataatagCTCTGAAATATTACTTCAGAactatttttatgaaaatatcaaacaattcttattaaatataaattacaatgaaataaataatttaatcTTTCAAGATTATCAACAAAGATATATGGATAGACAACCACCAgtagaagaaaatataaataaaatgtataatgAGCATAGTAATTTAAACGATTTTGATTTAAATTCTTATACTGGTCCAAATGAAAATCGTGAAATGGAAAACGAAgatttatatacaaatggtacacataataaaaattatatggaaaataaaaataatatgaataatcaaaataatatgaataatcaaaataatatgaataatcaagaaaatgatgatttgaaaaatataaatgagAAAGAAAACTTCTTTGTAGCAATTGATGAGGCCACATTTCAATCAGTACCATATTTAATAAGAAGGCGAGCAAAATTggaagatataaatatgatttATAAGGCATTATATGATATAGCCATGAAATCTGGAAA CTGTTTCCCTGTGGAGAAGTCAGAACTATTGAAAATGAATTTACAAGTATTTGGACAAACAg GAGAAGCTAAAATTGCCACATTAAgatatttaaaaattatagaaGTCCTTAATAA AAATTCTTCGGTTAAGCTACTTAACTGCTTGGGcttaaaaaagaaaaaaaagaaaaaaggaACAAGCAtaggaaaataa
- a CDS encoding hypothetical protein (conserved Plasmodium protein, unknown function): KKKKKKKKSTTMEKTDIGYLKIEDTIKNKLFSNNLKTIEELSMNYLENVNFKEINFIQSEIFKQHIKELGLKETQEISGIEQNIQSIKRYYKDIYSISDNETYCKRKKRNIDCTHMNNSDGFNGNDKDLSSSSSYNLSSDISSDISSDISSEISSGISSDMSSGISSDMSSNMSSISSSSSLMSSISHTHPRMSNSYDELTHEHNTNIYTSIIYNNINDYVYDKDKNNKKTVRYIKKNSLEENFLIYSDFMKKNIQNKKYYKTTIESLNDLLCDGIETSQLYYFYGEKTKINKIILVNLLYDIILNNKYEGKTLSINKESIIFIHFSHINDISKILHIITNKLKKNKKNSCNIKYDDILQHFCMLRIKNISDMISFLSYIKENSLKNKWNVYCDNKNYNKEENYKQNNNCNNNVHIKLEHSNKDNTDKYNMGQYNTDQYNNYIHDKNDRFKNISCIAIYNFTNLLKNININNPFDYFYLVRELKIVANMLNIAILIFDVAKHEIVDSIHNNKNNNKELKIKNITTQNDKEYNNNNNINYNNNNNKCESEGKNHNKTCQNYVNQSYQDINHETHSHIIDNKDIISTQKKKNIYMTNIKQNNINIENYSSDTTSNDTIIYEENSNDSSLSDLTDLNINNNISNNQYINHNSYTINNHSNHIINTIQQKNDYINFFYNENTSFRINKIALPFQIYNNFNIVIQVDLIQKIKNKKFIRFTLIKSQKNIKYLYSYSCIKKNILIDM, from the exons aaaaaaaaaaaaaaaaaaaaaaaaaaagtacCACAATGGAGAAGACTGATATAGgatatttaaaaattgaagatacaattaaaaacaaattgttttctaataatttaaaaacaa ttGAAGAGCTGAGCATGAATTATCTGGAAAATGTCAATTTTAAG GAAATAAACTTCATACAGTCAGAAATTTTTAAACAACATATCAAAGAATTAGGCTTAAAGGAAACACAAGAAATAAGTGGTATAGAACAAAATATACAATCAATTAAAAGATActataaagatatatattctataaGTGATAATGAAACATATTGTAAGAgaaagaaaagaaatataGATTGTACTCATATGAATAATTCTGATGGTTTTAATGGGAATGATAAAGACCTTTCTTCGTCCTCATCATATAATTTGTCATCTGACATATCATCTGATATATCATCTGACATATCATCTGAAATATCATCTGGCATATCATCTGATATGTCATCTGGCATATCATCAGATATGTCATCAAATATGTCAAGTATTTCATCCAGCTCATCATTAATGTCCTCCATTTCTCACACACATCCTAGGATGTCTAATTCTTACGATGAACTAACACATGAACATAATACAAATATCTACACATccattatatataataatattaatgattATGTGTATGATAAAGAcaagaataataaaaaaactgttagatatataaaaaaaaactcattagaagaaaattttttgatatattcagactttatgaaaaagaatatacaaaataaaaaatattataaaacaaCAATTGAATCTTTAAATGATCTATTATGTGATGGAATAGAAACATCACagttatattatttttatggtgaaaaaacaaaaataaataaaattattctAGTCAATTTATTGTATGATATAATTCTTAACAATAAATATGAGGGAAAAACTTTGTCCATCAATAAAGAGTccataatatttatacacTTTAGTcatattaatgatatatctaaaatacttcatattataacaaataaattaaaaaaaaataaaaaaaattcatgtaatataaaatacGATGATATCCTACAACATTTTTGTATGTTGcgaattaaaaatatttcagatatgatatcttttttatcttatataaaagagaattctttgaaaaataaatggAATGTATATtgtgataataaaaattataataaagagGAAAACTacaaacaaaataataattgcAATAATAATGTACATATAAAGCTGGAACATTcaaataaagataatactgataaatataatatggGTCAATATAATACTGatcaatataataattatatacatgACAAAAATGATAGATTTAAAAACATTTCTTGTATAGccatatataattttacGAATTTactaaaaaatataaatatcaaTAATCCATTCgattatttttatttagtAAGAGAATTAAAAATCGTAGCAAACATGTTAAATATAGCTATCCTCATTTTCGATGTGGCAAAACATGAAATAGTGGATAGCATCcacaataataaaaataataacaaagaattaaaaattaaaaatataacaactcaaaatgataaagaatataacaacaacaataatattaattataataataataataataagtGTGAAAGTGAGGGaaaaaatcataataaGACTTGCCAGAATTATGTTAATCAATCTTATCAAGATATAAACCATGAAACTCATAGTCATATAATagataataaagatattatatcaacacaaaaaaaaaaaaatatatatatgacaaacattaaacaaaataatattaatattgaAAATTATTCCAGTGATACTACTAGTAATGATACCattatatatgaagaaaattCAAATGATAGTAGCCTTTCTGATTTAACAGActtaaatattaataataatatttcaaataatcaatatataaatcataatTCTTATACTATTAATAATCATAGTAAccatattataaatacaatTCAACAAAAgaatgattatataaattttttttataatgaaaatacGTCGTTTCGTATTAACAAAATAGCTTTACCATTCCAAATTTATAACAACTTCAATATTGTTATACAAGTTGACcttatacaaaaaataaaaaataaaaaattcattAGATTTACACTTATCAAatcacaaaaaaatattaaatatcTCTATTCTTATTCgtgtattaaaaaaaatatattaattgaTATGTAg
- a CDS encoding EB1-like protein: MAEYKDLQTAGKMDSSFFVSRKELIEWVNRYLKLNITKVEQCSNGAIYIQLLDILFPNKSVLHKAKWNAKMEYECIINYKLIQSVFNKLGIKKYMDVDKLIKGKYQDNFEFLQWFKSFFERIIDYNNEQVINYDPIERRKLCLLGERGDYKQLNNYLPEWAKTDINVLKEKKYIYSDNNIGTNLHKTKNLEHTDSVNREISIGCGKGTSRGMNSSIVNNNINNNVNNSANININNNSVSNNVNNYINSNLYSAVTSSTTTSSNNNNNNNNNNNNKIVKSEKGTMHINLNNDHHNNNIINSNNNTSLLSSYNDININIHKNKNTSNHHNNNVNKRLSLSNNIFSQGSLSYYHNKAKILESQKDYNSLMDQNKKLKTQLENKNQELLLIQNKLKEEENEKKILHFQKNFYYNKLRFLELLCNQTDDSYILIHDIQQIIYARDNTYFHHTVSLKDKNNTEDNESIEPNNTNELSLQHTIPHNESLTYNTQASIDYATYCS, translated from the coding sequence atggCTGAATATAAAGACTTACAGACAGCAGGAAAAATGGATTCGTCCTTTTTTGTAAGTCGAAAGGAATTAATCGAATGGGTCAATAGATATTTAAAATTGAATATAACAAAAGTAGAACAATGTTCTAATGGAgcaatatatatacaattattaGATATTCTTTTTCCAAATAAATCAGTTTTACATAAAGCAAAATGGAATGCCAAAATGGAATATGaatgtataataaattataaattaatcCAAAGTGTTTTTAATAAACTTGgtataaagaaatatatggATGTAGacaaattaataaaaggaaaatatcAAGATAATTTCGAATTCTTACAATGGtttaaatcattttttgAACGTATTATAGATTATAATAACGAGCAAGTAATTAATTATGACCCAATAGAAAGGAGAAAATTGTGCCTCTTAGGTGAGAGAGGAGATTATAAGCAACTTAATAATTATCTCCCCGAATGGGCCAAAACTGatataaatgttttaaaagaaaaaaaatatatatatagtgataataatataggAACAAATTTACACAAGACCAAAAACTTGGAACATACGGATAGTGTTAATCGGGAGATTTCTATAGGATGTGGAAAAGGCACATCAAGAGGTATGAACAGTAGTattgtaaataataatataaataataatgtaaataatagtgcaaatattaatataaataataatagtgtgtctaataatgtaaataattatattaatagtaaTTTGTATAGTGCCGTTACATCTTCTACTACAACAtcatcaaataataataacaataataataataataataataacaaaattgTAAAGAGCGAAAAAGGAACTATgcatataaatttaaacaatgatcatcataataataatataattaatagtaataataatacatcTTTGTTATCCTCTTAcaatgatataaatataaatatacataaaaataaaaatacatctaatcatcataataataatgttaaCAAAAGATTGTCTctttcaaataatattttttcgCAAGGTTCTTTATCctattatcataataaagCCAAAATTTTAGAAAGTCAAAAAGATTACAATTCTTTAATGGAccaaaataaaaaattaaaaacacaattagaaaacaaaaatcaagaacttttattaatacaaaataaattaaaagaagaagaaaatgagaaaaaaattcttcactttcaaaaaaatttctattataataaattacGTTTTCTAGAATTGTTATGCAATCAGACTGACGATAGTtacatattaatacatGACATACAACAAATCATATATGCTCGTGATAATACTTATTTTCATCACACTGTTTCACTAAaggataaaaataatacagAAGATAATGAATCTATAGAACCTAACAATACTAATGAATTGTCTCTACAACATACTATACCTCATAATGAGTCCCTTACATATAACACACAAGCTTCGATAGACTACGCCACATACTGTTCATAA
- a CDS encoding putative 60S ribosomal protein L7 has product MADRYENQVENELGKNMTSLRAKKVNKNKELKQAASKKLKTLKLINKKKRNDLRQRTLRYEEEYENERKKIIELKREARKNNCFYREAEKKVVFVIRLKGVNKLPPKVRSVFRLLRLLQVHNGVFVKVNKATKEMLKIVEPYVTYGYPTLSTVRKLLYKRGYVRVGKVRRYARKKIQDNADISKHLGKYNVHGIEDMVYQLYTCGPVFKKVNNFLWAFKLKPPKKGFKAKRHAFNEPRPGDWGNRETHINELINRMI; this is encoded by the exons atGGCA GATAGGTATGAAAATCAAGTCGAAAATGAATTAGGAAAAAATATGACTAGTTTGAGAGCTAAGAAGGTTAACAAAAATAAGGAGTTAAAACAAGCAGCTAGCAAAAAGTTAAAAACATTGAAATTA ataaataaaaagaaaagaaacGACTTACGACAAAGAACATTAAGGTATGAAGAAGAATATGAAAACGAAAGGAAGAAAATTATAGAATTAAAAAGAGAGGCAAGGAAGAACAACTGTTTTTATAGAGAAGCTGAAAAGAAAGTTGTATTTGTTATAAGATTAAAGGGTGTTAACAAATTGCCTCCAAAGGTTAGATCAGTTTTTCGTTTATTAAGATTATTACAAGTACACAATGGTGTATTTGTAAAAGTAAATAAGGCAACTAAAGAAATGTTAAAGATTGTTGAGCCTTATGTTACTTATGGATATCCTACTTTATCTACTGtaagaaaattattatataagaGAGGTTATGTAAGAGTTGGAAAAGTAAGAAGATATgcaagaaaaaaaatacaagATAATGCTGATATTTCAAAACATTTaggaaaatataatgtaCATGGAATTGAAGATATGGTATATCAATTATATACTTGTGGACCAGTTTTTAAAAAGGttaataatttcttatgggcatttaaattaaaacCACCCAAAAAAGGATTCAAAGCAAAGAGACATGCATTCAACGAACCAAGACCAGGAGACTGGGGAAACAGAGAAACTCACATTAACGAATTAATTAACAGAATGATctaa